From the genome of Triticum aestivum cultivar Chinese Spring chromosome 3B, IWGSC CS RefSeq v2.1, whole genome shotgun sequence, one region includes:
- the LOC123068798 gene encoding RING finger and transmembrane domain-containing protein 2 gives MMINQLKQPATNQRGRTRSTQRQTAYPHPAATTSPLPRPNITQPAPEPEGGRRIGKAGRRGVRVRENIPKPKASRNSSRRAATATATTDQPDATTATATASPLLRLAACLRAPPAPPPQPCDAADPPALPRHRRRRLWKLPPRPGAPMMDAPPTPTTPPASPRPQTQPQAQAPAAAAVPSRRYGVHFSASSFIQAPLSALLEYSGVLRADPGPHLPPAGGGEVSIRIVGSAPTDGADDVQEEGAEGDAARGAHPSAPAPAAAAGADTSSSYQRYDIQQVARWVEQILPFTLLLLVVFIRQHLQGFFVTIWIAAVMFKSNDILRKQTALKGERKMLILVGITILFVVHVSGVYWCYKNGDLIRPLVMLPPKEIPPFWHAIFVILVNDTMVRQTAMIMKCLLLMYYRNTKGRSYRRQGQMLTLVEYFLLLYRALLPAPVWYRFFLNKEYGSLFSSLTTGLYLTFKLTSVVEKIQSFFTSLRALSHEDFHYGSYATSEQVAAAGDMCAICQEKMHVPILLRCKHVFCEDCVSEWFERERTCPLCRALVKPADLRSFGDGSTSLFFQLF, from the exons ATGATGATTAATCAATTGAAGCAACCCGCAACCAACCAAAGAGGCCGGACACGATCGACGCAGAGGCAGACGGCGTATCCCCATCCCGCCGCGACCACGTCACCCTTGCCTCGCCCAAACATAACCCAACCCGCGCCCGAGCCCGAGGGAGGGAGAAGGATCGGAAAGGCGGGCAGGCGTGGCGTACGGGTCAGAGAAAATATCCCAAAACCAAAAGCCTCCAGGAACTCCTCGCGCCGCGCCGCGACCGCGACCGCGACAACCGACCAACCCGACGccaccacggcgacggcgacggcgagccccctcctccgcctcgccgcctgcCTCCGCGCGCCCCCCGCTCCCCCGCCCCAGCCCTGCGACGCCGCGGACCCGCCCGCGCTCCCCCGCCACCGCCGCAGGCGCCTCTGGAagctgccgccccgccccggcgCCCCGATGATGGACGCGCCGCCGACGCCCACCACGCCCCCGGCGTCGCCGCGGCCCCAGACGCAGCCGCAGGCCCAGGCCCCCGCGGCCGCGGCCGTGCCGTCCAGGCGCTACGGCGTGCATTTCTCCGCCTCCAGCTTCATCCAGGCGCCGCTCTCCGCGCTGCTCGAGTACTCGGGCGTCCTCCGCGCCGACCCCGGCCCGCACCTCCCGCCCGCCGGGGGCGGCGAGGTGTCGATCCGGATCGTGGGGTCGGCGCCGACCGACGGGGCCGACGACGTGCAGGAGGAGGGTGCGGAGGGAGACGCCGcgaggggggcgcacccctccgcGCCCGCGCCGGCGGCCGCGGCCGGCGCCGACACCTCCTCCTCCTACCAGAGGTACGACATACAGCAGGTGGCCAGGTGGGTGGAGCAGATACTGCCCTTCACCCTGCTGCTGCTCGTCGTCTTCATCAGACAGCACCTGCAAG GTTTCTTTGTCACCATCTGGATTGCTGCCGTGATGTTCAAGTCCAATGACATCCTGCGCAAGCAGACTGCTCTCAAG GGGGAGAGAAAAATGTTAATTCTTGTGGGAATTACAATATTATTTGTCGTTCATGTATCTGGAGTGTACTGGTGTTACAAGAATGGTGATCTTATCAGACCTCTGGTCATGCTTCCTCCAAAAGAGATACCACCATTTTGGCATGCAATATTCGTAATCCTGGTGAATG ATACAATGGTGCGCCAAACTGCTATGATCATGAAGTGCTTACTGCTAATGTACTACAGGAACACCAAGGGCCGTAGCTATCGTAGGCag GGGCAAATGTTAACACTCGTGGAATACTTTCTACTTCTGTACCGTGCCTTATTGCCTGCCCCTGTATGGTACCGTTTTTTCCTGAACAAGGAGTATGGGAGCCTATTTTCCTCTCTAACCACTGGACTGTATCTTACTTTCAAGCTGACATCTGTCGTGGAAAAG ATTCAATCATTTTTTACATCTCTGAGAGCGTTGTCCCATGAAGACTTCCATTATGGTTCATATGCAACGAGTGAGCAG GTTGCTGCCGCTGGAGATATGTGTGCTATATGCCAAGAGAAGATGCATGTCCCCATTCTTTTGCGCTGTAAACATGTCTTCTGCGAAGATTGTGTCTCTGAATG GTTTGAGAGGGAGCGCACCTGCCCACTGTGCAGGGCACTGGTGAAGCCAGCAGACCTCCGGTCATTCGGCGACGGTTCGACAAGCCTCTTTTTCCAGCTTTTCTAG